In a single window of the Canis lupus familiaris isolate Mischka breed German Shepherd chromosome 2, alternate assembly UU_Cfam_GSD_1.0, whole genome shotgun sequence genome:
- the OR6C6J gene encoding olfactory receptor family 6 subfamily C member 6J, translating to MKNHSTEIEFILIRLTDDPQLQVVIFVFLFLNYTLSLMRNLTIILLTLLDPHLKMPMYFFLHNFSFLEIIFTMVCIPRYLKTIVTKEKNISYNNCVTQLFFILLLGVAEFYLLAAMSYDRYVAICKPLHYPIIMNSRVCYWLVLSSWLTGFLIIFTPLLMGLKLDFSASKAIDHFMCETSPILQISCTDTHVLELMSFIFAVVTLVVTLVLVVLSYTCIMKTIMKFPSAQQRTKAFSACTSHMIVVSMTYGSCIFMYIKPSAKERVTVSKDVALLYTSIAPLLNPFIYTLRNQQVKEIFWDMLQKRLCFSKKLL from the coding sequence ATGAAAAACCATTCAACAGAAATAGAGTTTATTCTCATAAGACTGACAGATGACCCACAATTGCAAGttgtgatttttgtgtttttatttcttaattacacattgagcctgatgaggaacttaACCATTATCCTCCTCACTCTGCTGGATCCTCACCTCAAGATGCCaatgtatttctttctccataatttctcatttttagaaatcatattCACAATGGTATGTATTCCCAGATACTTGAAAACCATAgtgactaaagaaaaaaacatttcatataaTAACTGTGtgactcaattattttttattcttttactgggAGTTGCAGAGTTTTACCTTCTGGCTGCTAtgtcctatgaccgctatgtTGCCATCTGTAAACCCTTGCATTACCCAATCATTATGAACAGCAGAGTGTGCTATTGGCTTGTACTTTCTTCCTGGCTGACTGGATTCCTAATTATCTTTACCCCTTTGCTCATGGGACTCAAGCTGGATTTCTCTGCTTCCAAAGCGATTGATCACTTTATGTGTGAAACTTCCCCCATCCTGCAGATATCCTGCACAGACACACATGTCCTAGAATTGATGTCTTTCATCTTCGCTGTGGTGACACTTGTGGTCACATTGGTGTTAGTGGTTCTCTCCTACACTTGCATCATGAAGACCATTATGAAATtcccttctgcacagcaaaggaccaAAGCTTTTTCCGCCTGTACTTCCCATATGATTGTTGTCTCCATGACATATGGGAGCTGCATCTTTATGTATATTAAGCCATCTGCCAAAGAAAGGGTGACTGTATCCAAAGATGTAGCTTTGCTGTATACCTCAATTGCCCCTTTACTAAATCCCTTCATTTATACCCTAAGGAATCAGCAGGTGAAAGAAATCTTTTGGGATATGTTACAAAAAAGgttgtgtttttcaaaaaaactGTTGTAA